A section of the Paenibacillus aurantius genome encodes:
- the yaaA gene encoding S4 domain-containing protein YaaA, whose translation MKNIAIHTEYITLGQFLKLADCISTGGQAKAFLQDAVIQVNGEPENRRGRKLVAGDQVNVEGCGRFVVVRE comes from the coding sequence TTGAAGAATATTGCCATTCATACGGAGTACATTACCCTCGGTCAGTTTCTTAAGCTGGCCGACTGCATTTCGACCGGAGGCCAGGCCAAAGCGTTCCTGCAGGATGCCGTCATCCAGGTCAACGGGGAGCCCGAGAACCGCCGCGGCCGCAAGCTCGTAGCCGGCGACCAGGTGAACGTGGAAGGCTGCGGCCGGTTTGTTGTGGTGCGCGAATAA
- the recF gene encoding DNA replication/repair protein RecF (All proteins in this family for which functions are known are DNA-binding proteins that assist the filamentation of RecA onto DNA for the initiation of recombination or recombinational repair.), with the protein MFLKRLALQHYRNYEQFELNTDHKVNLFVGRNAQGKTNLLEAIFVLALTKSHRTHQDKELIQWNHDQAVLTGEVEKKYGLTKLGLTISRQGKKAKINGLEQRKLSAFIGSFNVVMFAPEDLEIVKGAPGIRRRFLDMEIGQVQPSYLYDSMQYQKILAQRNNLLKQTGLMKAHDSTMLEVWDEQLVTHGTKMMKKRQSFIKKLQIWAERIHAGITNDQEELRIVYRPSFDFDDAEDESILFERFMVKLTQTREQEFRRGTTLTGPHRDDMVFYINGREADVYGSQGQQRTTALSLKLAELELIHEEVGEYPILLLDDVLSELDQYRQTQLIETFQEKVQTFITTTGIESVNLNNLHDAAVFHVKNGGVFE; encoded by the coding sequence ATGTTTCTGAAGAGGCTGGCGCTCCAGCATTACCGCAATTACGAGCAGTTCGAGCTGAATACGGACCACAAGGTGAATCTGTTCGTCGGCCGCAACGCACAGGGCAAAACGAACCTGCTCGAGGCTATTTTCGTGCTTGCCCTGACCAAATCGCACCGGACCCACCAGGACAAGGAACTCATCCAGTGGAACCACGACCAGGCGGTTCTGACAGGTGAGGTGGAGAAAAAGTACGGGCTGACGAAGCTCGGTCTCACCATCTCCCGGCAGGGCAAGAAGGCGAAGATCAACGGACTGGAGCAGCGCAAGCTGAGCGCGTTCATCGGGTCTTTCAACGTCGTCATGTTCGCCCCGGAAGACTTGGAGATTGTGAAAGGGGCTCCCGGCATCCGGCGCCGTTTTCTCGATATGGAGATCGGCCAGGTGCAGCCCTCCTATCTCTACGACAGCATGCAGTACCAGAAAATACTGGCCCAGCGCAACAATCTGCTCAAGCAGACCGGCCTTATGAAGGCCCACGATTCCACCATGCTGGAGGTTTGGGACGAACAGCTGGTCACCCACGGTACTAAAATGATGAAAAAACGGCAAAGCTTTATAAAAAAGCTGCAAATTTGGGCGGAACGGATCCATGCCGGCATCACCAACGATCAGGAGGAGCTGCGGATTGTGTACCGCCCTTCTTTTGATTTTGACGATGCCGAAGATGAATCTATTTTATTTGAGCGGTTTATGGTAAAGTTAACACAGACACGCGAACAGGAGTTCAGGCGGGGTACCACCTTGACCGGCCCGCATAGGGACGACATGGTGTTCTATATAAACGGCCGGGAAGCGGATGTGTACGGGTCCCAGGGACAGCAGCGGACCACCGCGCTCTCGCTTAAGCTGGCCGAGCTGGAATTGATTCATGAGGAAGTCGGCGAATATCCCATCCTTCTGCTCGATGACGTGCTCTCGGAGCTCGACCAATACCGGCAAACGCAGCTGATCGAAACCTTCCAGGAGAAGGTCCAGACGTTCATCACCACAACCGGAATCGAAAGCGTCAATCTTAATAACCTGCACGATGCCGCGGTTTTTCATGTGAAGAACGGCGGTGTATTCGAGTAA
- the remB gene encoding extracellular matrix regulator RemB, whose amino-acid sequence MFIHLGGDKIIRAAELVAIFDLSIEKNSKISKQFVSEAAKEKNIETIGEEESKSIVVTVGKVYYSPISSTTLKKRANQLWMT is encoded by the coding sequence ATGTTTATCCATTTGGGCGGGGACAAAATTATTAGAGCGGCTGAGCTCGTAGCCATCTTTGATTTATCCATAGAGAAAAATTCCAAAATATCGAAGCAGTTCGTCAGCGAAGCGGCCAAAGAGAAGAACATCGAGACGATCGGGGAGGAAGAAAGCAAGTCGATTGTTGTGACCGTTGGCAAGGTCTACTATTCCCCCATTTCCTCGACGACTTTGAAGAAGAGGGCCAATCAGCTTTGGATGACTTGA